In Erigeron canadensis isolate Cc75 chromosome 8, C_canadensis_v1, whole genome shotgun sequence, the DNA window GAATAAAAACTATAGGATGTCACACGTTGTGGTCATTGGATTATTTGTAGTCTATGGACCAGGTGAATGTGAGTATGtgacaaaacaaattttttaaatgAGTGTGACTAATAttgttctattttttttttactttttaacttttaatgattaataataataattactaaAAACATAACTTCATagagaaaatttaaaaactcaTAAATGTTTCAATTGTGGATCGTACTTTAATCcgcataataataataatatatctccacattaaagaaaatataaactatATTACTCTGTTTATTAACGATACACAAAAAACCTTATTAACATctatattaatttaatgttcggaaaaaaaacatCTATTAAAACAaactttcatttatatatatctatactcccttataaagagtattggatATCTTAATTCagcactttttttctttccaaaatacccctacttaaacataatacCCTTATATATCCTCATTTCCCCATTTGCTCTAATCATTACATACTCTTATCGACTTTCTATCACCTTCCGCcgccgccctccttctccaccgccgCCCTCGCTCTCCACTACCGCGTCCCTTTTATATTATCATCACTTTCTAGCCGTTGCAACGCGCGCGcactatgctcgtatatatatatatatatatatatgggaaagataatttgagatcaactaaaaaaagttcaaaaaaaggaccattgattttcgtaacttatacaccaccaccatcatctactacgatatacaagacttttttgtaaaaacactaagactttccagcgacggccccacagaaaaatcatgcgtgttacacatgattttttggtGGGGCCGTCGCCAGAAAGTCTTAGTatgaataaattttaagaatgaCATGTCTagtgaaaaagcatgaaattttaagaacacccatataggtttttataatttatggtttttgagataaatttttttgaaggtattgaatgaataaatgatttatggatgagagagaaaaaaaaatgattggttgagatttaaggagataGAAaggatattatagttattttaaataaatatagaatagataggagatattttaagaaagtaaatattgaaacttaaaattcatAGAGAAAAATTTAATACGAGTAACATAATATAGATTATGAAACAATAACCAATTAAATATATCATATTGAATtattgatcatcatgatcaagTCCCTTGACTTGTTATGGTATAATAATTACGTAATAGATATGGTGGAAAGCTTCTTGCCTTTCTCTAGGAGGGCGTGTGACAATCATGAAGGCAGTTTTGGAGAGCCTCTCAACATATTATCTTTCGTTGTTCAAGGCCCCATCAAGGTTATTGATGGTTTGGAAGGAATTATAAGGAAAATTCTATGGTGCGGGTCGACGGAATCCAAAAAAATTCATTGGGTTGCTTGGGACACGGTCACTTTACCTGTCTCAAAAGGTGGACTTGGGCTATGCAAGTTGGCAGATTCCAATGTTGCATTATTATCAAAATGGTTATGGAGATTCCGTACTGAAGCATCGTGTCTTTGGAGGAGGGTGATTGTGGCGCTGCACGAAACTAGGAAGTGCTGGTCCACACTTCCGATCAACAAGACACTCGGTGGGGTGTGGAGCTCTATTGTCAAAACTCTGAACAAGACCAGAATGTCCGGGATCGGGTTAGAGAACTTGCTGAAAGGAGAGGTGGGCGATGGTAAGGAGGTGCGCTTCTGGATTGACCCCTGGATCGTCAAGGAACCTCTCAAACAGGTATGTCCATTGCTCTTTCAcatagataaaaacaaaaaatgcaaGGTTGCGGATAAATATGACCAAGTTACAAGAAGCTTCGAGGCCATTTGGAATAATGGGAATGTTTTAGTGGAAGACGGGGCCAAAGAAAAACTACACAAGATCAGGATACTTCTCGAGGGTATCTCTCTCAAAGACCAAAAAGATAGATGGGTTTGGAACGGGGAAAAGAAATCCGAGTTTTCAGTGAAGACGGTTAAAGGTATCATTAGAAGCGAGCAGAACACCAATAACAACTTTGTGTTCAAGTGGTCCAAGTGTGTAGCAAAAAAATGCAACATTTTCATGTGGAGGGTCAGGTTGGATCGTCTTCCCACTCACATGGCTCTAAAGATTCGCAACTGCAACTTCGGCTCGTTGATGTGTGGCTTATGCAACAACGGAGAAGAGACCGTGGAACATCTTTTCTGTTCGTGCAGGGTGGCCATGGACGTCTGGTATCATGTAGGGGTGTGGTGCAAGTCGCCACCGGTGTTCTTGTTCGACGTTAAAGACATCTTTGATCTTCATAAGACGGCTGGTTTTTGCAAGGAAAGGAGGTCGACCTTTAAAGGAATTGTGTCCATAACCTGCTGGATTCTTTGGAAGACTAGGAATGACACTGTGTTCAACAAAGAAAAACCAAGCATTAAGAAGATTGTACAGGACATCAAAGATATTAGCTTCTTATGGTATAAAGTTAGGAAGAAAAAGGATGTGATTACTTGGCACAAATGGTGTTGTTTTGACATTGTATAAATGTGTACATATTTGGTGACCTTCCCACTCATTTGGTGGGTGGTCTTTTGGTgaataaaattcaaatttcaaaaaaaaaagatatggtGGATGTGTATATTGCTGGTTGcatgataagggaaaggccggTTGACTATTTCTCAGGTGAGgatcattaattattattatatatattgtttatatatagtcatataggTATATTTAGTATACTAGCTTAAGCACCCGGGTAATACCCGGATAATATTATGATAACTTGTTATAGTTATAGAAATTATGATGTAAATGAAAAATATGGAAATTTGACAACATAGTTAACGGTGTAATACGCATACatttataataacatataaattaagtttattccaatataaaaaacacacaaaaaaaaagttcaaaatagaaaacgatactaataataatttcaaaatGTGATATATAACAGAAAAAATTAACACTTTTCTACTTCTTATactatgttttattttgtttgtgttgtaattaataaagtttttacattttaatgaATTATCAACCAatgcaattttttttcttttactatatCTACTTCATTAGTTAGGTAATTTTGATGCGAGCTATTAGTTAATTatgaatcaaaaataaatactcAAATTTGTTTATTGAAGGATTTccaattaaacaaattaatttaatattaccGGTCTTGCTAATGACAATTATATGCGTTGTTATTAACGTACATAAAATTGTTGAGCTTGCGTTATGAAATGTAAAATGTTTTTTGGCCGATTGTAACAAAccattgtttgtttttgttatatctaaatttatgacatcataattaaaattatttaaaataaattaaagaatgaaAGGATTTTAGATGTGACAACTAAGCTTTTTTTTAGCTAAATTTTAGAATTGGACTttagctttatatataaaaaagatatgtAGTGTTGTCTGCTtatttttacataacatagcTAATCTAATAGATCACTACATCATACTTGGTTACACTTTGGTGCCATTATCCCCACAAATATTTATATCGAGAAGCGTGCTACCTCTTTTTATGggtatgatatatgatgattGCTTAAATCTAATTGGCCCGAGTTTGCAGGCTGGCGCGCCAAAAAGGAGGGGCACAAGAGAATTTTGGTGGCAACATATGTAAATCACGTTGTGATCGATTGACTCTTTTGGAGTAAACATTGTCGATCATCAACTATGATATGCCAGATTCTGCTGACACTTATCTCCACCGTGTAACTTTTCTCTTCATATTATCtgtttagttatttttattttgaatatcaAGTTTATAAGTTTAGCAGTTTGACCTATTGTTGGTTAATTATAGTTGACTCGTTTTTGCATAAAGGGGTTTAGATCACGATGCTTTTATTTTGCCAGTGTTTTGCGTCTTAGTTTATGTTGTTTGGTGGCTGTAGGCTCCAAAGAGATTTGTGGTTGATTTCAAAGAGCTTCTTAATTAAGCTTATCGATACTTCAACATATATATGGTAAGTGTTTTATCCATAGTTAcacaataatattttaattcaagggATACTATGCCTATGCTTGCTGtgaattgttttttataaacattACATGCTTTTTGGTAACTTCGTATCTGTTAGCTATCAACTCAATTGCCGAAACTAACCTCCAACTCTATTTGTCTTCTCCCATCTCCCTGAGCATCGATTTCATTCAATTTCGCTATCTGACTAGAGAGCCTAACGATTAATTAAGGAATGATATGCTTCATCTAAACTCGccacctttaataaaaaaaataaataaataaggaaGAAAGAATCAAAACCTGGCAATAATCAGGCTAAAAACAATATGATTAACTTTTGAAACCATCAATAATgcaaaaatacaaaagaaacGCCACACTTTGCATAAACACTTTGAAAGTTAAGTGTCAACTGTCGAGCATGACAAGTTtctaaactttttttcttaaaccAACACAACTGTTAGTTTATAGAAGCGGGTTATAAGATTTCAGACAAAGgtaaacttgagataatcagtgGATTATTAAGTTGTTGAGAATTACTTGGATACTAGCCTTACtggggattagtgggtaccaaatggtacatgggatcagaTCATCTAATTAccttttttataaagtttcagACAGCCATGGGTGTTTAAATATAGATTTCATAGGTATGAAATACCTAGTATATGATCCACAATAGGGATTAAtttcctcgaatgtaagaaattttgaatgaatgtttatagtaggaaataactaaagttgtgtgtattgtatgtaaacaactttgaaataatgtttattgaatgtaagaatttcgtttcaaccaattaaaatctgacaagtggcacctgtagatggttgtcacgtatgttttcttacatacataaacattttttcaagttgcttacatacaatatacataactttagttttttcctacgaTAGACATTcagtcaaagatagttacatctcaggaaactaatccctccACAATAAGAAGACATGTATCAGAATATGTTGTTTAAATGTGCTCTCATATAAAGTTAtgataatcagataatcaagtATTTGACCAAGAATATTAATCAGCTATATAAGAGGGTAAAGAATATAatgaaacaaatatataatattgtataacGTTGAAACTTGAACCATTTATAACtaaatattaagttattaacacTATGTCGAATTACTCTAGTAGCTATCTTAGCCTTTTGATCATTCCTTTGCATATGGTTTAATAATCTAATAAggcatagttttttttttattttatctcatTACTTTTTAACCTGAAATTGCTCCAGGTGGATCGTGTGCAAGGCCTTGTTGATAAATTGATGAGTTTAAAGATAGGAGCTTCGAGCTAAGGCTTCAATTAATGCAACCTTTAAAGGTGACTCAAGTGTGGAAGATATATCTGTCGTAAAATGAAATCTACTCTGCCGTttgtttttgaatgaaaatgtaCATCCTTTATACTGTTTGTTCTGCGGTCAATAGTTTTGTTTGTGGGTGAGTGAGTAGGTTAATGTGAGTATGATTGTGGTCACACTATTTACGGACGTAAGAGCATTGAGAAGAATTGAGAAAAGACGACTAGACGAGTCAACCGTTAGACATACAAGCAACCTTTTTTACGAATTCCTGCCCATATGTCGTGTTGATTCAGGCCACAAATAAACACCTATCCtatttatacataaaataagctcttcttttctttcttttttatatccTATTTATAGGATCAAACATTGGTGTTTAACATAATTTTGTGtccaaaaagaaggaaaagaatGCAAACTGCATTTCCGAATGTTCTTTTGATATATGAATTCCTAGATGTTGATGTACTAAAGTAGTCCACATACACAAATTGGTACTAAAGTGcgttttctttttcatctttaGTGTCTGTCTGTTAAGAAACGAGCAATAGGAGTTTATATGGGTTGGTTTAACCAAGATATATTAGCTAAACCGCAGGACATTCTATTTAACCGATTTGAGAATTTACTACGagtaattaataaaatagtttGATTACTTGcttgttttgagaaaaaaaattagtcaTTTTACTTGAGTGTTACGAATTTTCAGTTAACTATGGATTTCTGAGACGGGTCAAGTACCCTTTTCCTAATTTTCCTAAAGAATAGTATATAGATTTGATGtattaaatatgaaaacaaaatcTTAACCTTAACTCTTAACTAGTTTAATGTCattgtaaaagaaaaacatgCATGTACCATCTGACCATGTTTGTCTGGATTTAATCATATAAAGATCACAAGTTGATTAAAATGTTGTCATATGAATCGTTGTACGAGTAACATTGTATCTTGTCTATATTCCCACGAACAAACCTAACAAGAAATCGAGTGGCGTACAGGGACGGAGCCAGGATTTGTTATTCACGGGGGCCGGGTGACGAAAGATACAGGGTCGGTCTTGAGTTTATCTAAGGCCCTAAGCGAGATAACTAGAATATgcctttatcaaatatttataaacaaacaaCCCAAGGGTTTAAAATAAGGCTCCTTTATCCGcaaatttaacttaattaaaagaattaattgTTGAAGGTTAAGAGCTGGTTCAATTGTCTAAAATCCGAATAAcaataaccatttttttttatatgaaaacattcgaatatatataaaatatttaaataccGTCTTATTATTGTAGTAGCCAAAGATTatgttaaattattaaatatatcatgttaaattagaaaataaaacacatttattataaaattcataACAGTACATCAGTTTATTATGTCCAAggtttaaaagaaaacttttcaagactaaaataactattttataaaacatgtGATAGTTTAGGGGctaaatgaaatataatattaaatatatattatcaaatctTGCAAATAATGTCTTCTTCCTCGTTAGGAACCTGCAAACGATATCCATCAAACCTtcaaatctcttttttttttatagaagtATTGTCCaacaactaaaaagaaaaaaaagaaacaaatcatCTTTTCCAGCGTTTTCACCACCACTTTGAGCATATTAGTGTTGGGGGTGGTTTAGCACTTGTGAACCCACCATTCTTTCCGCCATAACATGTAACTTCCGGTAAAAATCATGGCTGTTGGCAGGGACCAAACACCCCctagccccccccccccccccccccctctcccTCCGTCTATGGTGGTGTATATATACAAGAAAGATGGACATGTTTAATTAGTCACTTTTAGTTGCTGTTTGCTCATGGATATGTCTATTTCATCCCCATCCATCAATCCACCAAATGATTTCGGACGGGTATATCAAATAATGCACAATGATACAAACGTATACAGAAAATAGCAGCACGGGTGATATATGATCACCTCAATACTAGAATTTATTAGAACAAACGCAAGAGCCGATCAAGTACATCAAGATTCTCCTTTTTGTTCGACAGGTATGagaagaaaattatatatataattacaaaaaaagaaaaaaaaattgtaaaattaaAAGTGGGGTATATTAGTTGAAGAGATAGTTATGATGGTTGATAAAATGATCCCTTGAGGTTCATTTGTTCATGCCAGTTGCATCTTTGGCTGCATCCGCAACTCCTTGTGCACCTGCCTTGATCTGTTGGCCAGCCTGCAACATTTTTAAAGTCGAGTTTAACAAACTGGTATCCAAGAATGCTACATTTGATATACTGGAAATCAGATTTgcgaaaacaaaataaatcttGGGACCTGTTGGGCTGTTTCCTGAGCAGACGCGGCTGCTTGGCTAGCTTTGTCCATCAGCTGGTTGCTCTTCTCCTAAAAACAAGAGAACAAAgaccaaacaatatatattcatattaatcagtatatttttaatttaattttgacACGCTGAGCAAAGAACGGGCccaaaataaaccaaatagaCGAAAATCataatgaaaagttaaaaggaaAGTAGAAAGATTAGCAACCTCGGCTTGGCCCTTGGCTTGGCCAGCGTTGTAGCTTGCGCTTTGGCTGTTATTCATGATTCTTGTTCTGAGATTGGTTTGATTGCAATGTGTTGACACAAACAGATTGTTTTGAGGAAACGCTACGAGGGGAAGATGGGATTATATATGGCATGTAAACACTTGTTTTACATGAATTTCTCCAAGTTTTTCTGGTGCTTGAACAAGGAAAACCATCTATGTTGGAGAAACACAAGGAGAAGTTAACACTTGTATAATCTTATGTGTCTCCTTTTTGTTTTACCAATTATAGATTGAACCACAAAACACTACTTTTACACATGAACCACTCTTTAATTTTTTCTGTCCCGTTTTCTGAAAACTTTGATATTGTTAATTACTTATTGCTTGCATCGCCCAAGAATTAACAGGTACCGCGTTTCTACTTTCTAGTAAACAATTAATACCAAATTAGGGGgataaaattgaaatatttgagAATTATATCAAGTTATCTACCAAATAAGAAAGAGGATAGAGACATTTTTGAAGGGACATATGGCGTTTTGCATCGTGTTAGTGATTGGTTAGTGACGCATGTAAGGGGTCAAAAGTTGGATGTAACGCtgacaaatttttttataatttgtccTTATTCTGAAAACACACTACATATAGAGATTTAGAATTACAGATTTTAAGCCAGTTTGTATTCCAGATTGTACTTCAAGTCTTCAATTGTTATCTTCCTTAGGCTAATGGGAGCAAGGCTTTATGAGGAAGCTTTTCATAGGAGCATCTCTTAACAAGTGGCAATCCACTCATCAAGGggcttctttttattttatcttggaGCAAGGCTTTATGAGGAAGCCCTTCTAGTGGGCCaaacttgtattttttatttttttgttttatgttttgtttaataaaactttgttttttaCAATTCTTTACCTTTAGTTTTTACATTtgcaaaaaaaatctttaaaattgaGAATGTCCAAAATATTCACTAAACTAGTTTTATTGCGATACCCATTGAACGAATTGGTTATTACAAGGTTGTAAGCCATTTCACAATATAAAGTCAATGCAACAACAAATGGATCATTGACATTGAACTTCTGCACACAAACTGTCTAACTAAGTTAATGGCTAAAACTACCGCACTTTCGACGACATCATCATATTCGTCGGAGCCTATAGAATTAAAagaagatgacgatgatgaagatgaggaAGAAATATCATTGGGATCCATAGATGAAAGATAAGGTGAATAATTGTgtgtaaattgtataaaaatttgtaaGAAAGAAAGATCGATAGATAGTTGTGAAAATATGGTTGTGAAATattaaatatgtgtatatataggaaATAGGAGGggttaaagtgaaaaaaaaaattaaaaaacatagtaGCCTTTTGGAATCTATAGCCGTTCGCACAacgtttcttttttttgaagCGTCTTGTAATCCGCGCCtggagtattttttttatcaataaagcCCCTTGGGGCAATGTACAAGGCTTCTTGGAGGTTTATAGGGCTTCTTGTAgaataaaaaaggtaaaataacgCCTTAGTCCGGATGGCCTTAAACAGTGAATAACTTTAATTCTACGACATGACAACTGCAGTTTGAGAAATTCAAACGTGAGAGCATCTGGAACCAAAAGGCAAAGACTAGACGGCTAGCTAGACTATGCAAGAATTAGGCCATCAAGTCTTGTTCAAAACCTTGATAGTAAATTCTTCATGACTGTACAGTATATTTGTTACCATTGCATATATACAATATTGCAACTTCATGTTGAAACCATTAGGAGATACATGCAATTACgtaaataatgataaatgtaGACAGCATCAAACTTACAACCAAAACAAACAGCAACAAAATATTCacatatatcaaatataaaacatGCCACAAGGTTTTATTGATACTGCAAATGATGTCCATAACACATAATAACCAAAAGCAACAAGTACTAAATGGGCAAGGAACAATAGGAACACCAAGCCCTCAACAACATAAACTTAAACATAAGCAACATTATTAAGCAGTAAATCTTGATTAGTCAAGCCTTATTTCTTCGCCACTTCTTCGTCTTCGTGCTCACTCCAACAGCCATGCAGAGTGGACCTGGGAGAGCCACAGCAGCTATCTCCCTTAGAGAATCCATAATACACCATTGAACCACCTTCACCCAGATCTTCAAAGCTTCTTTCTTTCACAGTATATGCTTCCACATTCAGATTTTGATGATCTTTTAAGTCATTTCCATGCAACGATACAGTAAACTCACGGGGCTGGAAGCAAGCCAATACCCTTTCAATCAAATGGGTTAGCTCGGTGGACGATTCTAAGGCATAACCCACAGCTTCAAAGCTAGCATAGCTAAAACCATCTTCAGGTGTTACATGGATAGTTGAAATAGCACCCTCTTCAATGGCGTTCATCGAGTACCCACACGGGTCAAAGTCAAAATCACAAATTTGGGACTCGGGTAGAATCTTTCGGATACCAGAAACTTCAGTCATTTCAGCTGCAGAGCTAGATTGAGTCTTGAAAAACACGGCAGCGCTCTTCTTTTCCAAACCCGTCATACACATTTCAAGTGTGTAAATGGGCGGATCAGTGGATTCTGCTGAAACAGAATAGACGTGCCATCGTTGGCTTTGGTCAACACCTCCCATGACATAGGCTTTGCTGCCAGAACCAAGCTTCCCGAAGTAACTATCAAGGACCGCCACTTCTTCGATGAAGCTACGGTGTGGAAACGGCTGTGCTCCTGGAAAGATAAAATTTCCACGAGTATACCTTACAGATTTGACAGCAAGGGAGAGTTCGGAAGATAACTCAAGTATAGGTGGGATCGAAAGGAGCAGCTTTGTGGTGCCACAAGTCTTGATGATAATCTTATATGGGTAAACAAAGAGGCTTGATTCCGAAAGAACGTAAGAGTCTAATAACTCATTTGATAGAGAAGAAACAATGGTGCACTGAGCCGGTGTCAGAATTACATCCAGTTGTTCCTTAGTCAGAGAACGGAGGCCCTTGCCTCCAGGGTCAGCAAAGAaaccaggttcagaaaaagtaATTTCAAGTCTCTTTTCATAGCCTTCAAAGCCAATAGCAGACATGACTTCGACCGTCATTTATAAAAGAGTGTTGCAGAAATTATAAGGTGGAATATGAGACGTGAGAAGACAAAGAAAGGTTTGgtagaataaaaaaaacacgATTGAATGAATAACTACTATCTACGGGTTATGCAGTATGGATCAGAACTCAGGATGGTTTGCGAGCACActgttaaaataattaaaaaaagaagctaGTTAGTATAGAATCATTGAGATATAGTCTAGTGATAATCAAAT includes these proteins:
- the LOC122580528 gene encoding stress-induced protein KIN2-like is translated as MNNSQSASYNAGQAKGQAEEKSNQLMDKASQAAASAQETAQQAGQQIKAGAQGVADAAKDATGMNK
- the LOC122611343 gene encoding S-adenosylmethionine decarboxylase proenzyme-like, yielding MTVEVMSAIGFEGYEKRLEITFSEPGFFADPGGKGLRSLTKEQLDVILTPAQCTIVSSLSNELLDSYVLSESSLFVYPYKIIIKTCGTTKLLLSIPPILELSSELSLAVKSVRYTRGNFIFPGAQPFPHRSFIEEVAVLDSYFGKLGSGSKAYVMGGVDQSQRWHVYSVSAESTDPPIYTLEMCMTGLEKKSAAVFFKTQSSSAAEMTEVSGIRKILPESQICDFDFDPCGYSMNAIEEGAISTIHVTPEDGFSYASFEAVGYALESSTELTHLIERVLACFQPREFTVSLHGNDLKDHQNLNVEAYTVKERSFEDLGEGGSMVYYGFSKGDSCCGSPRSTLHGCWSEHEDEEVAKK